One genomic window of Streptomyces sp. NBC_01498 includes the following:
- a CDS encoding putative bifunctional diguanylate cyclase/phosphodiesterase — MDTSSTPGTPGTRDRLDPRDRDGDRDRNRDRDRDTDRDRDRDYRAAFNAALLPMAVLDRRGTVVSANDALAELIGAERASLPDRPAAELIDLASDERTWHAYHEVLRGRRSRFRCTRRLTHPDGRALWAEVTVAPLPGGTGALLSLTDISERRELQARLRHLQMHDPVTRLPNRTLFFERLATALETSYDHGRTGRIGLCYLDLDGFKAVNDTLGHRVGDRLLAAVGSRLTECADNDAHRRGARHLVARLGGDEFAILVEDSAGTEQLADLARSVLAALQLPFDLAGQRLSVSASIGVVERSADGTTPTGLMQVADTTLYWAKADGKARWTLFDPERNAHRMTRQALASSLRPAVEREEFTLQYQPLVGMADGVVQGVEALVRWDHPQFGVLAPNRFIGIAEEDGSIVQLGRWVLRTACRQARRWQCEHPADLPLFVSVNVAVRQVWDSDLVADVAAILAETGLAPHLLQLELTESAVMGSAGRPLQALQALSDMGVRIAIDDFGTGYSNLAYLSRLPVSVLKLDGSFVRGFRYDEGVHPNPADETIVETLVHLAHRLGLTVTAECVETAGQAARLRRIGCDTGQGWLYSRAVAPERIAEMIGVSPLAV, encoded by the coding sequence CTGGACACCAGCAGCACACCTGGCACCCCCGGCACCCGCGACCGGCTCGACCCCCGTGACCGGGACGGGGACAGGGACAGGAACCGCGATCGGGACCGGGACACGGATCGCGACCGGGACCGGGACTACCGCGCCGCCTTCAACGCCGCCCTCCTCCCCATGGCCGTCCTCGACCGCCGCGGCACCGTCGTCTCCGCCAACGACGCCCTCGCCGAGCTGATCGGCGCGGAGCGCGCCTCGCTCCCCGACCGCCCCGCCGCCGAGCTGATCGACCTCGCCTCCGACGAGCGGACCTGGCACGCGTACCACGAGGTCCTGCGCGGACGGCGCTCCCGCTTCCGCTGCACCCGCCGGCTCACCCACCCCGACGGCCGCGCGCTCTGGGCCGAGGTCACCGTCGCGCCGCTGCCCGGCGGCACCGGCGCCCTGCTCTCCCTCACGGACATCAGCGAGCGCCGCGAACTCCAGGCCAGGCTCCGCCATCTCCAGATGCACGACCCGGTGACCCGGCTGCCCAACCGCACGCTGTTCTTCGAACGGCTCGCGACCGCGCTCGAAACGTCGTACGACCATGGCAGAACAGGGCGGATCGGTCTCTGCTATCTGGACCTGGACGGGTTCAAGGCCGTCAACGACACCCTCGGGCACCGGGTCGGCGACCGGCTGCTCGCGGCCGTCGGGAGCCGCCTCACCGAGTGCGCCGACAACGACGCGCACCGGCGCGGCGCCCGGCACCTCGTCGCGCGCCTCGGCGGCGACGAGTTCGCGATCCTGGTCGAGGACTCGGCCGGTACGGAACAGCTCGCCGACCTCGCCCGCTCCGTCCTCGCCGCGCTCCAGCTCCCCTTCGACCTGGCGGGGCAGCGGCTCTCCGTCTCCGCCTCCATCGGTGTCGTGGAACGGTCCGCCGACGGCACCACGCCCACCGGTCTGATGCAGGTCGCCGACACGACGCTCTACTGGGCGAAGGCCGACGGCAAGGCGCGCTGGACCCTCTTCGACCCCGAGCGCAACGCGCACCGGATGACCCGTCAGGCGCTGGCGTCGTCGCTGCGCCCGGCGGTCGAGCGCGAGGAGTTCACGCTCCAGTACCAGCCGCTGGTGGGCATGGCCGACGGGGTCGTGCAGGGGGTGGAGGCGCTGGTCCGCTGGGACCACCCGCAGTTCGGTGTCCTCGCGCCCAACCGCTTCATCGGGATCGCCGAGGAGGACGGCTCGATCGTGCAGCTCGGGCGGTGGGTGCTGCGGACGGCCTGCCGCCAGGCCCGCCGCTGGCAGTGCGAGCACCCGGCGGACCTGCCGCTGTTCGTGAGCGTGAACGTCGCCGTACGGCAGGTCTGGGACTCCGACCTGGTGGCCGACGTGGCCGCGATCCTCGCCGAGACCGGACTGGCGCCGCATCTGCTGCAACTGGAGCTGACCGAGTCGGCCGTGATGGGCTCGGCGGGCCGGCCGCTCCAGGCGCTCCAGGCGCTGAGCGACATGGGTGTGCGGATCGCCATCGACGACTTCGGGACCGGGTACTCGAACCTGGCGTATCTGAGCCGGCTGCCCGTCTCCGTACTGAAGCTGGACGGCTCGTTCGTCCGGGGCTTCCGTTACGACGAGGGTGTGCACCCCAATCCGGCGGACGAGACGATCGTGGAGACGCTGGTCCATCTCGCCCACCGGCTGGGTCTGACGGTCACGGCGGAGTGCGTGGAGACGGCCGGGCAGGCGGCGCGGCTGCGGCGGATCGGCTGCGACACCGGGCAGGGCTGGCTGTACTCACGGGCGGTGGCGCCGGAGCGCATCGCGGAGATGATCGGCGTCAGTCCGCTGGCGGTCTGA
- a CDS encoding M6 family metalloprotease domain-containing protein, producing MERPRLRSTTAAFTSLAAVAATSLVAGPAVAAHSAGPCALPRTTAHHSLGLDTWNASYPRPARTLDAVMVFLSFPDAVPRTDPADLLADHFPETSRFFERASYGKFALRPHPRLRWIDMPRPSTEYAIQRDWDPAMRTAYLRDALKVADPVIDFSRYDIVYLVADPDAPGVDSDATKVVNFDDPMSADGTEIKRVVTVFERHPPDRNVLAHETGHVFDLPDLYHRPNDGKGDWDTHVGDWDVMGSQFGLAPDLFGWHKWKLGWLDGRQVSCVKPTGSSMLTLEPLDAAPLSGAGAGTRLAVVRTGPHSVLAIEARGSTGNDATTCTEGVLIYRVRGEAESGGGPIEVVDAHPDSEACWDQSVYPPLADAPLGVGETFTVPGEGTKVEVADRTRTGAWTVKVTTVV from the coding sequence GTGGAACGGCCGCGCCTGCGCAGTACGACCGCGGCCTTCACCTCGCTCGCCGCGGTCGCCGCCACCTCCCTGGTGGCCGGACCCGCCGTGGCCGCGCACTCCGCCGGGCCGTGCGCCCTGCCGCGTACCACCGCGCACCACTCGCTCGGACTCGACACGTGGAACGCCTCCTACCCGCGCCCGGCCAGGACCCTTGACGCGGTCATGGTGTTTCTTTCATTCCCGGACGCGGTGCCGCGAACCGACCCGGCGGATCTCCTGGCCGACCACTTTCCGGAGACCAGCCGGTTCTTCGAGCGGGCGTCGTACGGGAAGTTCGCCCTGCGCCCGCATCCCCGGCTCCGCTGGATCGACATGCCGCGCCCGTCCACGGAGTACGCGATACAGCGCGACTGGGACCCGGCGATGCGCACGGCGTATCTGCGTGACGCGCTCAAGGTCGCCGATCCGGTGATCGACTTCTCGCGGTACGACATCGTCTACCTGGTCGCCGACCCGGACGCGCCCGGCGTCGACTCGGACGCCACGAAGGTGGTCAACTTCGACGATCCGATGAGCGCGGACGGCACCGAGATCAAGCGGGTCGTCACCGTCTTCGAGCGGCACCCGCCGGACCGCAACGTGCTGGCGCACGAGACGGGGCACGTCTTCGACCTGCCCGACCTCTACCACCGGCCGAACGACGGGAAGGGCGACTGGGACACCCACGTCGGCGACTGGGACGTGATGGGCAGCCAGTTCGGCCTGGCGCCGGACCTGTTCGGCTGGCACAAGTGGAAGCTGGGCTGGCTCGACGGGCGGCAGGTGAGCTGTGTGAAGCCCACGGGCAGCAGCATGCTGACCCTGGAACCACTGGACGCGGCGCCGCTGTCCGGCGCGGGTGCCGGGACCCGGCTCGCGGTGGTCAGGACCGGCCCGCACTCGGTGCTGGCGATCGAGGCACGCGGTTCCACCGGCAACGACGCGACGACCTGCACCGAGGGCGTGCTGATCTACCGGGTCCGGGGCGAGGCGGAGTCGGGCGGCGGCCCCATCGAGGTCGTGGACGCGCACCCGGACAGCGAGGCGTGCTGGGACCAGTCGGTCTACCCGCCGCTGGCGGACGCGCCGCTGGGGGTCGGTGAGACGTTCACGGTGCCGGGGGAGGGCACGAAGGTGGAGGTGGCGGACCGGACGCGGACGGGGGCGTGGACGGTGAAGGTCACGACGGTGGTGTGA
- a CDS encoding bifunctional DNA primase/polymerase has translation MSAWLRDESPVSPGACDERRTDTFDHLREHGRLREHGHDRGARITAAGAGWLASAGPYPRSTLALWADRPTAPGVLPCGTVFDVVNVPAVFGRRMLDRLWFEGPGSGPVATHRGRTMLFTLPGTAQRLPSLLSWEEWGRSAPGDAAPAVPPLICHGLGDAVTVPSLVHGTGPGPRWVVAPDGRHPWLPGPEVLLWACVRASRPRVRNAVARPRTGTVTSLPGSCS, from the coding sequence ATGAGCGCATGGCTGCGAGACGAATCCCCCGTGAGTCCGGGTGCCTGCGACGAGCGCCGGACCGACACCTTCGACCACCTCCGCGAGCACGGCCGCCTCCGTGAGCACGGCCACGACCGGGGCGCGCGGATCACCGCCGCCGGCGCCGGATGGCTCGCCTCGGCCGGGCCGTATCCCCGCTCCACGCTCGCCCTCTGGGCGGACCGCCCGACCGCCCCCGGCGTACTGCCCTGCGGCACCGTCTTCGACGTGGTGAACGTGCCCGCGGTCTTCGGCAGGCGCATGCTCGACCGGCTGTGGTTCGAGGGGCCGGGCTCCGGGCCGGTCGCCACGCACCGGGGCCGGACGATGCTGTTCACCCTGCCCGGCACCGCCCAGCGGCTGCCGTCCCTGCTGTCCTGGGAGGAGTGGGGCCGCTCGGCCCCCGGAGACGCCGCGCCCGCCGTCCCCCCGCTGATCTGCCACGGGCTCGGCGACGCGGTCACCGTGCCGTCGCTGGTGCACGGCACCGGTCCGGGGCCCCGCTGGGTGGTGGCGCCCGACGGCCGGCATCCGTGGCTGCCGGGTCCCGAGGTGCTGCTGTGGGCGTGCGTACGGGCGAGCCGTCCGCGCGTACGGAACGCGGTCGCCCGACCTCGTACCGGCACCGTGACGAGCCTGCCCGGTTCCTGCTCCTGA